In a genomic window of Geoalkalibacter sp.:
- a CDS encoding response regulator codes for MSNENVLVIEDEEDILALVHYNLAREGYTVTPVTTGEEGLKAAARQRPDLILLDLMLPGMDGLEICRRLKKNPETASVPIIMVSARGEEADVVAGLELGAEDYVTKPFSNKVLLARIKTVLRRREREAQPPEDGEALTIGGISIHPGRNEVLVDGEPVDLTYTEFRVLHFLAGRPGWVFTRYQIVNAVRGDDYAVTDRAVDVQIVGLRKKLGRAGQCIETVRGVGYRFKDQG; via the coding sequence GGCGCTGGTGCACTACAACCTGGCGCGCGAAGGCTACACGGTGACGCCGGTCACCACCGGCGAGGAAGGCCTCAAGGCGGCGGCGCGGCAACGCCCCGACCTGATTCTTCTCGATCTGATGCTGCCCGGCATGGACGGCCTGGAGATCTGCCGGCGCCTCAAGAAAAACCCCGAAACGGCTTCGGTCCCCATCATCATGGTCTCGGCGCGCGGCGAAGAGGCCGACGTGGTGGCGGGCCTCGAATTGGGCGCCGAGGATTACGTGACCAAGCCCTTTTCCAACAAGGTGCTGCTGGCACGCATCAAGACCGTGCTGCGCCGCCGCGAGCGAGAGGCGCAGCCGCCCGAGGACGGCGAGGCGCTGACCATCGGCGGCATCAGCATCCACCCCGGACGCAACGAAGTTCTGGTGGACGGCGAACCGGTGGATCTCACCTACACCGAATTTCGCGTGCTGCATTTTCTCGCCGGGCGGCCCGGCTGGGTGTTCACCCGCTACCAGATCGTCAACGCCGTGCGCGGCGACGACTACGCCGTCACCGACCGCGCCGTCGACGTGCAGATCGTCGGCCTGCGCAAGAAGCTCGGTCGCGCCGGCCAGTGCATCGAAACGGTGCGCGGCGTGGGCTACCGTTTCAAGGACCAGGGTTAA